GCCGCACCGATGAATAATTCCGGCGTCGTGGTAACCCCTACTTTTAAGTAGCGTAGTTCGGTTTGGTTTTGTTCGTTACGTTGGACAGGCAAGAGAAATAAAATCAGTTTTTCAAACGGTTTTATAAACATAAGCATAATACTTGTATTTATAATGTTAAACGTGGTGTGAAATGCGGCTAAGTGATAAGGAATGCTAGTCAAAAGAACTTCAGGACTATTGCCTGTAGTCGCGCCGGGTACAAAGCAATCAATCAGCCCCAAAAAAGGATGGAAAAATGCTACCGCCCACACTACCCCGAGTACGTTAAAAAGCATGTGCCCCAACGCAGCACGTTTAGCAATCCGCGGAGCACCGATAGCGGCAATATTGGCCGTAATGGTGGTGCCGATGTTTTCCCCTAATACAAGGGCACAAGCGGTGGGATAGTCAATGAGTCCCTTTGCGGCACAGGTAAGCGTAACAGCCATCACCGCGCTAGAGGATTGGAGCAATACCGTAAGCACGGTTCCTACGCCGATTACACCTAATAAAGAAAGAAGTGTATTAGGTCGAAATTTAACAATCCACTCCACCACAGCGGATGAATTTTGCATATCAGGTAGGACTCCCTGAATGAGCGACAACCCTAAAAACAGTAACCCGAACCCCACCATGGCCTCCCCGATACGGCGTGCTAACGGCCATTTTTTAATAAATTGAGAGAAAAAGCCAATGCCAATCATGGGCATGGCAAACGCAGAAATGTTTACCTTAAAGCCGAGGATACTAATCAGCCAGGCTGTAGTGGTAGTACCAATATTGGCCCCAAAGATAACGCCTAAAGATTGGGATAAACTAAGCAGCCCCGCACTGGCAAATCCTACAACCATGACGGTGGTGGCTGAAGACGATTGAATAATCGAGGTGGCTAAAATACCGGACAGCGTTGCCGTAAAACGGTTGGTAGTGGCACGGGCAATAATCCGCCGCAAACGGTCTCCGGCGGCTTTCTGTAATCCGTCGCTCATCATTTTGATGCCCAACAGGAACACCCCTAAACCGCCTAATAGATTGAATGCAAGAGAAATGCCTTTCATTATCATTATTATAGCAAAATATAGATATTTCCCTACGACTTTAGCCCTTTGCTGGGTACTAGAGCAGATAATTTTTTGTGCAAGCAAGGGATCTCTTTAAAACAACACTATATTTTAAAATGCATCTCCTTACACGGCTGTGAGAGGAAAGCCGATATAAGTGATTCTCAGAAGCTTTGAGGAGAATTTTATGCATTTGCTTCTTCAGCAAAAATGGTGAGAGAATAAATAAATGCACTTATTCCGCTTCTGTTTTGCAGTGATTTAGCCAAGGTAAGGCAAGAAATTAAAATCTTATTGTTATAGTTAATATATCTTAAATAATCAAGAGATAAAAAGAAGGACAAATCGTATACGATTCATCCAACGTGCGCGATAGGCGTGCGGGTAGACTAAAAACCGCCCTTGCGGTTGGCAAAGGCGGTTTGTTAGCTATACAAAACTGTTAATTATTCCATTTGTGCCCAGTATTTTAATTCTTCAACAGAC
This genomic window from Elusimicrobiaceae bacterium contains:
- a CDS encoding Na/Pi cotransporter family protein, with translation MKGISLAFNLLGGLGVFLLGIKMMSDGLQKAAGDRLRRIIARATTNRFTATLSGILATSIIQSSSATTVMVVGFASAGLLSLSQSLGVIFGANIGTTTTAWLISILGFKVNISAFAMPMIGIGFFSQFIKKWPLARRIGEAMVGFGLLFLGLSLIQGVLPDMQNSSAVVEWIVKFRPNTLLSLLGVIGVGTVLTVLLQSSSAVMAVTLTCAAKGLIDYPTACALVLGENIGTTITANIAAIGAPRIAKRAALGHMLFNVLGVVWAVAFFHPFLGLIDCFVPGATTGNSPEVLLTSIPYHLAAFHTTFNIINTSIMLMFIKPFEKLILFLLPVQRNEQNQTELRYLKVGVTTTPELFIGAA